The nucleotide sequence tatatatatataattttcaatagaTATAGAATATGCATAAAATAATTAGTTGAcaataatttctattattatccAATGTTCAAGCataattgttacaaataaaCTTAAAATGTCGTAATAAGCCCTTGCACCTTTTTAACAAAGAAAGGTGAGTCCTTTCAGCCACAGGCACCAAGTTACATGTCCATCAAAGTTTAAAATGGTAATTGATTTAAATGACACTTGCTTACAATATTGTTCTCGCATAGATTTTTTTCATTATCAACAAAAGTTTAAGCATTTTACAAGGGTTAGTTCACATATTACAGTTTTTTCTTCTGTTCcatatcttttttttctttcattttttaatttgtacgtTTAAGAAACACCTTTCGATGAATAGCACGCAACACCACACTATATGCTTATAACTGTCAGCAAGTTTACCCAATATCCCTTGAAATTGAATTATGTTCCTCTTCATAGTAGTTATGAttagataatatttataatgtcgACGCGACGCTAATTATCATACAAGTTGATTATTTAACAGAAGGAAATAGTCTCAATGATGAGAGTTTTGTCACAGGAATTAGAAGCCCTTTGTGTATCCAAGAAAGCAAAGGTAAGTAGTAAGACGATAATTAGTCGTAACGTGCTTCCTTTATGACGATTACTATCATGAATAGTATTATATTCTTGTTGTATCCACCGCTACTGGCGTGAGCCTCCTCTACCTCTGCTACGACCACCATCTCGATCCTgtaataaaaatgcaatttttaatattatttatttaaatcaattttcttttgtattgtacacttataataatttataaagttacTTACTTTGCGCTGATGATGTAAATGCGGCTGCTGATGGGGATGATGGTCTCTTGGTAAATCTGAATGTCCCCTATTCCTATGATTGGAAGAATGATGATGTTGTATAGCATTTGGTGGTGCTTTGCGTTGATCCTCCTCTGCTTGCTTACGTTCATAATGTCCAAAATCATCAAAAATACTAGTTGAATGACGATAAGTATGTAATATACGTAACACTGTCACACCTTTCGCATGAGGGACTTCTTGTGCATCCCTCGAATTAGTCACtggtttattttcattattttctagTTTAATGTGACGAAGTTGCACATTAGGAACATCCTTAACATAAATCCAACGTACTCGAAATTGGCCTTTCCATTTATCTTGTGACCAAACAGAGCTGTTGCTCTGATAATCAACAGGTGACACCATTTGTGCCATGCCACAGAAGTGACCAGATCCATTTACAGAAAAGAACAAATATAAAGGAGCACCTTCGCGGCTGGCTTCTCTATATGCTTGATCCAATCTTTTATTACCATGTTCTGTACTACACCAAATCTCATATTTGATGGATCTATGAATATCATCTTCAGAATAAGACTTGATTACAAAAAACCTAGCTCCAGGAGCAGTTTGATCAAATTCTACAGGATTATAATCATTCTTCACCTTTAACTCATCTAAAACAggatgtgattgtgactgggtaaTTTGCTGTTGTTGTGTTTGtagttgctgctgctgctgatgttggtgttgttgctgttgttgttgctgctgctgctgctgctgttgttgttgctgttgttgatgTTGATGTTGATGCTGATGCTGTTGTGGAGGCATATGAATCTGTGATTGTGGTGGAGACGGAGGTGTTGTAGGTTGTCTGTTCCAACATGGTGGAGGAGGTGGAGGTCTTTGTCTTTGAACCAATGGTGGAGGTGGTGGTACAGGAGGTTGTACCTGTGGCGGCGGTGGTGCTGTTGGAGGAGGTGCAGAAGATTTACCTTCACCCCATGTTCcaatatccatattatgctttcctGGCACAATAGGTGGTGGTGGCATTCCAGCCTTCTTTTTCATTCCTTGCGAAGATGAAAGTGGAGGAACTGGTTTGGCAGGCTGACTCGCAACACTGGCCCATGTTATCTTTCTAGGTTCCTTTGTTTCCGGTTTTATTGATTGATTAGATGTAGTTTGTTGATCCTGACGTGGAACTTCTCCACTTCCTAATGACAAGCCTTGTACACTCTGTTCTATAGTCTTAATCTCTGTATTGCTAGGTGTTGGGTAGTTTTCATTTCCACGTGGAGCCTGATAAT is from Megachile rotundata isolate GNS110a chromosome 2, iyMegRotu1, whole genome shotgun sequence and encodes:
- the Ythdf gene encoding YTH domain-containing family protein, coding for MSTGLAGAVSNQRMKGQTNSQVSNGPKEHQQQPQTEHAGGEDTGFDSWRGGNNTHHSSYPIGTGDPYSPYYAGTSFPYQTFGAGDGTWSNGTDPVAFLSGYGGQIGHDAYGMDGMFSASAGGGFSTFGQPAFNYFHGNGDFSAWGTPRKTRYEEYYQAPRGNENYPTPSNTEIKTIEQSVQGLSLGSGEVPRQDQQTTSNQSIKPETKEPRKITWASVASQPAKPVPPLSSSQGMKKKAGMPPPPIVPGKHNMDIGTWGEGKSSAPPPTAPPPPQVQPPVPPPPPLVQRQRPPPPPPCWNRQPTTPPSPPQSQIHMPPQQHQHQHQHQQQQQQQQQQQQQQQQQQHQHQQQQQLQTQQQQITQSQSHPVLDELKVKNDYNPVEFDQTAPGARFFVIKSYSEDDIHRSIKYEIWCSTEHGNKRLDQAYREASREGAPLYLFFSVNGSGHFCGMAQMVSPVDYQSNSSVWSQDKWKGQFRVRWIYVKDVPNVQLRHIKLENNENKPVTNSRDAQEVPHAKGVTVLRILHTYRHSTSIFDDFGHYERKQAEEDQRKAPPNAIQHHHSSNHRNRGHSDLPRDHHPHQQPHLHHQRKDRDGGRSRGRGGSRQ